From a region of the Daphnia pulicaria isolate SC F1-1A chromosome 1, SC_F0-13Bv2, whole genome shotgun sequence genome:
- the LOC124321246 gene encoding nuclear RNA export factor 1-like, whose translation MPKGFHRGKNTSTRRTDRFIEDNIVQNERVYYNHDTRETSDKQKFRPSFKSGRIDRNRSRPVDSSKLQRIIEQDVDMAGSSSHGDSHPRHVPYSRPGGRKSNHARPQQNSRGGSSWSRVTIPHGKKFEKDFILKTLLNASKVSFIPIYYHIEGNNAVFFIEDSTAAEALSTLNKQITLHDGFKLIILVKWSPAPNLPINEELKGKIKQVMSRRYDPQMKMLNLSQFHLDEELCTDFYTPLSRENVMQTVVQIIGDHIPDVQVIDLSNNKIYSVDQMKPLVTKAVFLKSLNLGNNKLGQITSLDRLQGLKLEELVLNRNPLCDRFNEQSTYISAVRKRFPKLVKLDGVELPPVISFDIGAEDVALPPSSGSWFVSDEARQIVLVFLEQYLSVYDSDDRQPLLNAYHDSAIMSLTCSYPPGQTANAPSRLDSYMKDSRNLKRIDDPQRRFRLLQQGKVDIVSFLSKLPKTLHDPSSLVVDVPVTSSHLIVMSVTGVFRERAERHSLIRWFQRIFIIIPSTGGGFCIVNEQIHISCATPEQIKAAFKEPVAVPAGLSTQASSVSVGETTASSTLVDPVVQQQMVASFSEQSGMNTTWSLKCLEENGWVFDRAAFVFTELKAANQIPPEAFIK comes from the exons ATGCCTAAAGGATTTCATCGTGGAAAGAATACCAGCACTAGGAGAACAGATAGATTTATAGAAGATAATATTGTCCAAAATGAAAGGGTCTACTATA ATCATGATACCCGTGAGACttcagacaaacaaaaattcagacCAAGTTTCAAGAGTGGAAGAATTGATCGCAATCGTTCCAGACCAGTGGATAGCTCCAAATTACAAAGAATTATTGAACAAGATGTAGACATGGCAGGAAGTTCGTCACATGGAGACTCTCATCCCAGACA TGTTCCATATTCCAGACctggaggaagaaaaagtaatcatGCACGGCCTCAGCAGAATTCTAGAGGGGGCTCTTCTTGGAGTAGAGTTACG ATTCCTCAtggaaagaaatttgaaaaagatttcATTCTGAAAACATTACTGAATGCTTCTAAAGTATCTTTCATTCCAATTTAT TACCATATTGAAGGCAACAATGCAGTCTTTTTCATTGAAGACTCAACTGCAGCTGAAGCATTATCCACACTAAATAAGCAAATCACATTGCATGATGGTTTCAAG TTGATTATATTGGTTAAATGGAGCCCAGCACCTAACCTACCAATAAATGAAGAGTTAAAGGGAAAAATCAAGCAAGTAATGAGCCGCCGTTATGATCCGCAGATGAAGATGCTTAATCTTTCTCAGTTTCACTTGGATGAAG AATTATGCACAGATTTTTACACACCTCTTAGTCGAGAAAATGTCATGCAGACAGTGGTGCAAATAATTGGGGATCATATACCAGATGTCCAAGTTATAGATTTatccaacaacaaaatttacaGTGTGGATCAAATGAAGCCTTTAGTTACAAAAGCAGTCTTCCTTAAGTCCTTGAATTTGGGCAACAACAAGCTTGGCCAAATTACTTCGCTGGATCGTTTACAGGGATTGAAGTTGGAAGAACTAGTTCTCAATCGGAACCCTCTTTGTGATCGCTTCAATGAACAGAGCACCTATATAAG CGCCGTAAGGAAACGTTTTCCCAAGTTGGTCAAATTG GATGGCGTGGAGTTACCGCCAGTAATCTCCTTCGACATTGGAGCAGAGGACGTTGCTTTACCACCATCTAGTGGCAGCTGGTTTGTTTCCGACGAAGCACGCCAGATAGTCCTTGTTTTCTTGGAACAGTACCTATCGGTGTATGATTCAGATGATCGCCAACCACTTTTAAATGCATACCATGACTCGGCTATTATGTCATTGACATGTTCTTATCCTCCGGGACAGACAGCGAATGCACCCTCAAG GTTGGACTCTTACATGAAAGACAGTCGCAATCTGAAACGAATAGATGATCCGCAACGTCGTTTTCGATTACTTCAACAAGGCAAAGTCGATATAGTTTcgtttttatcaaaattaCCAAAGACTTTGCATGATCCAAGCAGTCTTGTAGTGGACGTTCCTGTTACATCG AGTCACCTGATTGTCATGTCTGTGACGGGTGTTTTTCGGGAACGAGCGGAAAGGCATTCTCTGATACGTTGGTTTCAACGGATATTCATCATCATTCCGAGCACTGGAGGGGGTTTTTGCATCGTTAATGAGCAAATTCATATTTCGTGTGCTACTCCCGAGCAAATTAAAGCGGCTTTCAAAG AACCAGTCGCTGTTCCTGCAGGACTTTCCACTCAAGCGTCATCTGTTTCCGTTGGTGAAACTACAGCAAGTTCTACTCTTGTTGATCCAGTCGTTCAGCAGCAAATGGTGGCATCATTTTCCGAACAATCGGGAATGAATACGACTTGGTCATTaaa GTGTTTAGAAGAAAATGGTTGGGTTTTCGATCGTGCTGCCTTTGTTTTCACCGAGCTCAAAGCCGCCAACCAGATCCCGCCAGAAGCGTTCATCAAATAG